One part of the Paenibacillus silvisoli genome encodes these proteins:
- a CDS encoding polysaccharide deacetylase family protein, translating into MKTTAEMLGYGPNERLLIINADDYGLCHSSNKGIQKLLADGVVSSATIMMPCAWAREAAVWSASHAMLDVGVHLTTTSEWDLMKWGPVYRGGSTESLVNAEGYFHRDSKTFERRADAGQVKLELIAQIEMALQLGVNVTHADNHMGSLYGLQTGRNFLMEVFDVCAGFGLPFRLPRFLQLESGAPAPPELAAQALKLAAEADRRGVVVLDYLVALPFQAAPNETYPQFKAQMISLLNQLKPGVSELFIHPALVTDELTAFHGEPLKRGMEMDIFRDKEVQDVLHIEGIKQIGWKELRHYQRKASKP; encoded by the coding sequence ATGAAGACTACGGCGGAGATGCTTGGCTACGGACCGAACGAACGATTGCTCATCATTAATGCAGACGACTATGGCCTCTGCCATTCGAGCAACAAAGGAATCCAGAAGCTGCTAGCCGATGGCGTCGTTTCCTCGGCGACGATTATGATGCCGTGCGCCTGGGCCAGGGAGGCCGCCGTCTGGAGCGCCAGTCACGCGATGCTGGACGTCGGCGTTCATCTCACGACCACCAGCGAATGGGATCTCATGAAATGGGGGCCGGTATACCGGGGCGGATCGACCGAATCGCTCGTCAACGCGGAAGGGTATTTCCATCGGGACTCGAAGACGTTCGAACGCCGCGCCGATGCCGGGCAGGTCAAGCTGGAACTGATCGCGCAGATCGAAATGGCGCTGCAGCTCGGGGTAAACGTCACCCACGCCGATAACCATATGGGCAGTCTGTACGGCTTGCAAACCGGAAGAAATTTTCTGATGGAAGTATTCGACGTGTGCGCGGGCTTCGGCCTGCCGTTTCGGCTGCCGCGGTTTTTGCAGCTGGAATCCGGCGCGCCGGCTCCTCCGGAGCTGGCAGCGCAAGCGCTCAAGCTGGCGGCCGAAGCGGACCGCAGAGGCGTCGTCGTGCTCGATTACCTGGTCGCGCTTCCTTTCCAAGCGGCGCCGAACGAAACCTATCCGCAGTTCAAGGCGCAAATGATCTCCCTCCTCAACCAGCTGAAGCCTGGCGTTTCGGAGCTGTTTATTCATCCTGCGCTCGTGACCGACGAGCTGACCGCGTTCCATGGGGAGCCGCTGAAGCGGGGCATGGAGATGGATATATTCCGCGACAAAGAAGTGCAGGATGTCCTTCATATCGAAGGCATCAAACAAATCGGGTGGAAGGAGCTGCGCCACTACCAACGCAAAGCTTCCAAGCCCTGA
- a CDS encoding phosphotransferase: MTASTSREYAAYLDAYPLDPDWRAAKEESGMNNTTRMIYAGQDKLVLRIYENHRDRALIETEHAILWELQQAKLAFEVPVPVRNRQHESITIGPDGKLAALYRYIPGNRPDPSADEHVYGLGAAAGELSQALARMADLPELIPQYKPYYELEENHGALPNEALLQLCVERPAQFGDRHDNIVYLLRERERLTALRDRFAGLPQQWIHGDIVFTNAVAREDRIAGLLDFEFCTIDARAMELAVVLAEFPGEAREEALRRFELFCNGFGERAKLSGEELQQLPALIKLRMIDVWLHFAGRLQSGLDPDHVLQDQIDRVSFVCKWVDEHEAELAAIFRRYITE, translated from the coding sequence ATGACCGCTTCGACAAGCCGTGAATACGCCGCTTACTTGGATGCCTATCCGCTTGATCCGGACTGGCGCGCCGCCAAGGAAGAAAGCGGCATGAATAATACGACGCGTATGATCTACGCCGGACAGGACAAGCTCGTCTTGCGCATTTATGAGAACCATCGGGACCGCGCGCTAATCGAAACGGAGCATGCGATCCTCTGGGAGCTGCAGCAGGCAAAGCTCGCGTTTGAAGTGCCGGTGCCGGTTCGAAACCGACAGCATGAATCGATAACCATCGGACCGGACGGCAAGCTGGCCGCACTGTACCGCTACATCCCGGGAAATCGGCCTGATCCGTCCGCCGACGAGCATGTTTACGGCCTCGGGGCGGCCGCGGGCGAGCTATCTCAGGCGCTTGCCCGGATGGCTGATCTGCCGGAGTTGATACCGCAATATAAGCCTTACTATGAACTGGAAGAGAATCACGGTGCTTTGCCAAATGAAGCTTTGCTTCAGCTTTGCGTGGAGCGTCCGGCGCAATTCGGAGACCGGCATGACAACATCGTTTACCTGCTGCGCGAGCGAGAGCGTTTAACGGCGTTAAGAGATCGCTTTGCCGGGCTGCCGCAGCAATGGATTCATGGCGATATCGTGTTTACCAATGCGGTTGCGCGCGAGGATCGAATCGCGGGGCTGCTCGATTTTGAGTTTTGCACGATCGATGCCAGAGCGATGGAGCTGGCGGTCGTGCTCGCGGAGTTTCCGGGCGAGGCGAGAGAGGAAGCGCTGCGGAGGTTCGAATTATTTTGCAACGGATTCGGCGAACGCGCGAAATTGAGCGGCGAAGAGCTGCAGCAGCTGCCGGCGCTGATCAAGCTTCGCATGATCGACGTATGGCTGCATTTCGCGGGCAGGCTGCAATCCGGACTCGATCCCGATCACGTGCTTCAGGATCAAATCGACCGCGTTTCGTTCGTGTGCAAGTGGGTCGATGAGCACGAAGCTGAGTTAGCCGCAATATTCCGGCGGTACATAACCGAATAA
- a CDS encoding MOSC domain-containing protein — protein MVLGQVISINTAMPVTVPYGSKEVLTGINKQPIGNQPVYLSQTGLAGDGQGDLEYHGGADKAVCVYSAEHFPYWAQRWNRDVLPGAFGENFTIDSVTEPNVSIGDIWTVGEAVVQISQPRQPCFKLGMKHGLPSLAQDVQSNGFTGFYLRVLTEGDVRLGDKLRLLEAHPAGITVAEANRVMHIDKTDRDGLERLLAIPALAESWRQSLSSRLSKLTGEQGMNGK, from the coding sequence ATGGTGCTTGGACAAGTCATCTCCATCAATACGGCCATGCCTGTCACCGTGCCGTACGGTTCGAAAGAGGTTCTCACCGGTATCAACAAGCAGCCGATCGGAAATCAGCCGGTGTATCTATCTCAAACCGGACTGGCAGGTGACGGTCAAGGCGATCTCGAGTATCACGGCGGCGCCGATAAAGCGGTATGCGTATATTCGGCCGAACATTTCCCGTATTGGGCGCAGCGATGGAATCGGGATGTGCTGCCCGGGGCATTTGGCGAAAATTTCACGATCGATTCGGTGACGGAACCGAACGTTTCGATCGGCGATATATGGACGGTTGGGGAAGCGGTCGTGCAAATCAGCCAGCCGAGACAGCCATGCTTCAAGCTCGGCATGAAGCATGGGCTCCCGAGCCTTGCCCAGGACGTGCAGTCGAACGGCTTCACCGGCTTTTATTTGCGCGTCCTCACGGAAGGCGATGTACGGCTTGGGGACAAGCTGCGGCTGCTTGAAGCGCATCCTGCCGGAATCACGGTTGCCGAAGCGAACCGCGTCATGCATATCGATAAAACGGACCGCGATGGATTGGAAAGACTGCTCGCCATCCCTGCGTTAGCCGAAAGCTGGCGGCAATCGCTTAGCAGCAGGCTTTCAAAGCTGACCGGCGAGCAAGGAATGAATGGGAAATAA